In Nonomuraea sp. NBC_00507, the following are encoded in one genomic region:
- a CDS encoding acyl-CoA dehydrogenase family protein: MRQVVGWARELLAGNGIILDYDIARFVADAEAIHSYEGTREINTLKSQACASACRLPLVVMTDRLEIQLDFG; the protein is encoded by the coding sequence ATGCGCCAGGTCGTCGGCTGGGCCCGCGAACTGCTTGCCGGCAACGGCATCATCCTGGACTACGACATCGCCAGGTTCGTCGCCGACGCCGAGGCGATCCACTCCTACGAGGGCACTCGGGAGATCAACACCCTCAAAAGTCAGGCCTGTGCGTCCGCATGTCGCCTGCCCCTCGTTGTGATGACAGACCGCCTGGAGATCCAATTGGATTTTGGATAA
- a CDS encoding MDR family MFS transporter, whose amino-acid sequence MTRSARSEPIEPTIRQAVPAQAPMRRHWPALAALCAGFFLLLVDSTIISVALPALMKDLGAGEQAGIWVNSAYLFAYAIPLLVAGRLGDRFGARGIYLLGLGLFTAASLLCALSPTTGILILWRVLQGLGAALMTPQSMTIIRRIFTFPALATALGIWASVGGTAAVSGPLLGGVLVGTWGWQSIFLVNVPIGIAAWIAAWRWVPRSTRLPVSIPLASVLISGAGAFAIVAGIHEGAASPGGVVLGLMPAWLLLCVGAVLVGGVVYAQRGRPDIALLPVVLFRDRRFVMAAAGSAAASFTVGAAMIPVMIYLQEDRGLDPIEAALTLVPMGVVAAIAAPFAGRSVNARGSRFTAIVGSVSLTVSMAASAVLVLAESNQWTLSGAFVLYGFANSFIWAPLSVAALTGIPDRLMGAAAGAYNAVKQAGGVLGSAATAALLAAASEGTALAVLAVSAALCVMAAVMLGPAVGSSDPGHPGRKGHDVLESNSGSFLGYATGPVVHGEGRGKKLGFPTANIDVDPATRLPGDGVYAGRLTILQRADPDDARPSPESLAALVSIGPNATFNATTRTIEAYILDFYEDIYGCRAEISVEWFIRPQITFETVDDLIAQMNQDEVRGREYFQCKRDEVTDE is encoded by the coding sequence ATGACCCGGTCCGCCCGCTCGGAACCCATCGAGCCCACCATCCGGCAGGCGGTGCCGGCCCAGGCTCCGATGCGCCGCCACTGGCCGGCCCTCGCCGCCCTCTGCGCCGGATTCTTCCTGCTGCTCGTGGACAGCACGATCATCTCGGTGGCGCTGCCGGCGCTCATGAAGGATCTCGGGGCCGGTGAGCAGGCCGGAATCTGGGTCAACAGCGCCTACCTCTTCGCCTATGCCATCCCGCTCCTGGTCGCAGGCCGGCTCGGCGACCGGTTCGGGGCGCGCGGCATCTACCTTCTCGGGCTGGGGCTCTTCACAGCCGCCTCGCTGTTGTGCGCGCTTTCCCCGACCACCGGGATCCTCATCCTGTGGCGCGTCCTGCAAGGGCTGGGAGCAGCGCTCATGACGCCGCAAAGCATGACGATCATACGAAGGATCTTCACCTTTCCGGCACTCGCGACGGCGCTGGGGATCTGGGCGTCGGTCGGGGGAACCGCCGCGGTCAGCGGGCCGCTCCTGGGCGGCGTCCTGGTGGGGACGTGGGGCTGGCAGTCGATATTCCTGGTCAACGTGCCCATCGGGATCGCGGCCTGGATTGCGGCCTGGCGCTGGGTTCCGCGTTCCACCCGCCTGCCCGTCTCGATACCGCTCGCGTCCGTGCTGATCAGCGGCGCCGGGGCCTTCGCCATCGTCGCGGGAATCCACGAGGGTGCGGCCTCGCCGGGCGGCGTCGTGCTGGGGCTCATGCCGGCGTGGCTCCTTCTGTGCGTCGGCGCGGTGCTCGTCGGTGGCGTGGTGTACGCCCAGCGTGGCAGGCCGGACATCGCGTTGCTGCCGGTCGTGCTCTTCCGCGACCGCCGATTCGTGATGGCCGCGGCCGGCAGCGCCGCGGCGTCCTTCACCGTCGGCGCGGCCATGATCCCCGTCATGATCTACCTCCAGGAAGACCGGGGACTCGATCCCATCGAGGCGGCCCTCACACTCGTCCCGATGGGCGTCGTCGCGGCGATCGCCGCACCGTTCGCCGGCCGCTCGGTGAACGCGCGGGGAAGCCGTTTCACCGCGATCGTCGGCTCGGTCTCCCTGACCGTTTCGATGGCGGCCTCCGCCGTGCTCGTGCTGGCGGAATCGAACCAATGGACGCTCTCCGGTGCTTTCGTGCTCTACGGTTTTGCCAACTCCTTCATCTGGGCACCGCTCTCGGTCGCCGCGCTGACGGGGATACCGGACAGGCTCATGGGTGCTGCCGCGGGTGCCTACAACGCGGTGAAACAGGCAGGTGGGGTCCTCGGAAGTGCCGCGACCGCCGCGCTGCTCGCCGCCGCCTCCGAAGGCACGGCCCTTGCGGTGCTCGCCGTATCCGCGGCGCTGTGCGTCATGGCGGCCGTGATGCTCGGACCTGCGGTGGGCTCATCAGATCCCGGCCATCCGGGGAGAAAGGGCCATGATGTGCTGGAATCGAACTCCGGCAGCTTCCTTGGCTACGCCACCGGCCCTGTCGTCCACGGCGAGGGGAGGGGGAAGAAACTGGGCTTCCCCACGGCGAACATCGACGTCGACCCGGCCACCAGACTTCCAGGGGACGGGGTATACGCGGGACGGTTGACGATCCTCCAGCGTGCCGACCCGGATGACGCCAGGCCTTCGCCCGAGTCGCTTGCGGCGCTCGTCTCGATCGGGCCGAACGCCACGTTCAACGCCACGACGCGGACGATCGAGGCGTACATCCTCGACTTCTATGAGGACATCTACGGGTGCCGGGCCGAAATCTCAGTCGAATGGTTCATCCGTCCCCAGATCACCTTCGAGACCGTCGACGACCTCATCGCCCAGATGAACCAGGACGAGGTGCGTGGGCGGGAGTACTTCCAGTGCAAGAGAGACGAGGTGACCGATGAGTGA
- a CDS encoding cysteine hydrolase family protein, translating to MESLRPQHLSFLSSPGHRPALLVVDVQRSFGDPAFLTPYGLDEHASALVEAAITETSRLVEAAREAGVPVVWIELASDPENPWRSSAWFRGGDLDAPPGPDEPCVIGTRGAEWYRVAPAEGEPRVAKRHYSGFLGTDLETRLRAEGIDWVAVAGLTTECCVTATATDAFQLGWPVVVPVDAVAAYDTRLHNNALEQLALNVAVLSTAADLAALWKDREAANDLEILR from the coding sequence ATGGAAAGCCTCCGCCCCCAGCACCTGTCCTTTCTGTCCTCGCCCGGCCACCGACCGGCGCTGCTCGTCGTCGACGTGCAGCGTTCCTTCGGCGATCCCGCGTTCCTGACCCCCTACGGCCTGGACGAGCACGCTTCCGCACTCGTCGAGGCCGCCATCACCGAAACGTCGCGACTGGTCGAAGCCGCCCGCGAGGCTGGGGTGCCTGTCGTGTGGATCGAACTGGCGAGCGACCCGGAGAACCCGTGGCGGTCCAGCGCATGGTTCCGCGGCGGTGACCTCGATGCGCCACCCGGTCCCGACGAACCCTGCGTCATCGGCACGCGCGGCGCCGAGTGGTACCGGGTGGCGCCGGCCGAAGGGGAGCCGCGCGTGGCCAAGCGCCACTACAGCGGTTTCCTCGGCACCGACCTCGAGACCCGTCTGCGGGCCGAGGGAATCGACTGGGTCGCGGTCGCCGGCCTGACGACCGAATGCTGTGTCACCGCCACCGCCACGGACGCCTTCCAGCTCGGCTGGCCGGTCGTCGTTCCCGTCGACGCGGTGGCGGCCTATGACACGCGCCTCCACAACAACGCCCTCGAGCAACTCGCGCTCAACGTTGCCGTGCTGTCCACAGCGGCCGACCTCGCCGCCCTGTGGAAGGACCGGGAGGCGGCGAACGACCTGGAGATCCTCCGATGA
- a CDS encoding NADPH-dependent FMN reductase, with protein MSDDRIVALIGNPKPASRTRDAAERLARGLGEEISVIELSQFGAALLDWTNAEVQAAVDTVAKADLLIVASPTFKATYTGLLKLFLERFPGQNGLAGVVGVPVMLGAAPMHAMAPETHLKPLLVELGASCPAPSLYLIDSTYGTDGSLESWLKSWRAVVLRGVGGRERS; from the coding sequence ATGAGTGACGACCGGATCGTGGCCCTGATCGGCAATCCGAAGCCGGCTTCCCGTACGAGGGACGCGGCGGAGAGGCTGGCACGGGGGCTAGGCGAGGAGATAAGTGTCATCGAACTCTCGCAGTTCGGTGCGGCCCTGCTGGACTGGACGAACGCCGAGGTGCAGGCGGCGGTCGACACGGTGGCCAAGGCCGACCTGCTCATCGTGGCCTCCCCCACGTTCAAGGCGACGTACACGGGCCTGCTCAAGCTCTTCCTCGAGCGGTTCCCCGGCCAGAACGGGCTGGCCGGCGTCGTCGGGGTTCCTGTGATGCTCGGTGCGGCGCCCATGCACGCGATGGCACCGGAGACGCACCTCAAACCGCTCCTCGTCGAGCTGGGTGCGAGCTGCCCGGCTCCGTCCCTCTATCTGATCGACAGCACCTACGGGACCGACGGTTCCCTGGAATCCTGGTTGAAGTCGTGGCGAGCGGTCGTCCTTCGTGGCGTCGGCGGGAGGGAGCGGTCATGA
- a CDS encoding Hsp20/alpha crystallin family protein — protein sequence MLLTSIDPFFQEFERQFDRLARQTFGTEGAVMPMDGLRRDDDVVLRFDLPGIDPDSIEVTVDRGVLSVTARREEEIEENERLFVRERPMGSFTRRVYLSEHLDSDKIDAGYANGVLTVRIPVLERAKPRKVEIQRGETKAIRA from the coding sequence ATGCTCTTGACCTCGATTGACCCGTTCTTCCAGGAATTCGAGCGCCAGTTCGACCGCCTGGCTCGCCAAACCTTCGGCACCGAAGGCGCCGTCATGCCCATGGACGGGCTGCGCCGCGACGACGACGTGGTCCTGCGCTTCGACCTTCCCGGCATCGACCCGGACTCCATCGAGGTCACGGTCGACCGCGGCGTCCTCAGCGTCACCGCACGCCGCGAGGAGGAGATCGAGGAGAACGAGCGGCTGTTCGTACGCGAGCGGCCCATGGGCTCCTTCACCCGGCGCGTCTACCTCTCCGAGCACCTGGACAGCGACAAGATCGACGCCGGCTACGCCAACGGTGTGCTCACCGTCCGCATCCCGGTACTCGAGCGGGCCAAGCCGCGCAAGGTGGAGATCCAGCGAGGCGAGACCAAGGCCATCAGGGCCTGA
- a CDS encoding helix-turn-helix domain-containing protein: protein MMPDLPFDDEHAPVYSLGQVAEMLQVQQAYLRRLDQHDVIRPSRSSGGQRRYSRRDIMIVHHVTRMADEGMTLIAIRRILELERELEELRQELKAAQERIRELE, encoded by the coding sequence ATGATGCCCGACCTGCCTTTCGACGACGAACACGCGCCTGTCTACTCGCTCGGGCAGGTGGCGGAGATGCTGCAGGTCCAGCAAGCCTATTTGCGGCGGCTCGACCAGCACGACGTCATCAGGCCGAGCCGTTCCAGCGGCGGCCAGCGGCGCTACTCCCGCCGCGACATCATGATCGTCCATCACGTCACCCGGATGGCCGACGAGGGTATGACACTCATCGCCATCCGCCGCATCCTCGAGCTCGAGCGCGAGCTCGAGGAGCTGCGCCAGGAACTGAAGGCAGCCCAGGAGCGGATCCGCGAGCTGGAGTGA
- a CDS encoding CBS domain-containing protein, protein MTRRVLDVMSRDVVMVSVDSSLVAAARQMLEYDLGDMFVMEDGRLFGVLTDRDIRYGRSRAACRLCWSGRVTFAGGS, encoded by the coding sequence ATGACGCGCCGCGTTCTGGACGTGATGAGCAGGGATGTCGTGATGGTGAGCGTTGATTCCTCACTGGTGGCCGCGGCTCGGCAGATGCTCGAGTACGACCTCGGGGACATGTTCGTCATGGAGGACGGGCGGTTGTTCGGGGTGCTGACCGACCGGGACATCCGGTACGGGCGATCGCGCGCGGCCTGTCGCCTGTGCTGGTCTGGGCGGGTGACATTTGCAGGAGGAAGCTGA
- a CDS encoding FAD-dependent monooxygenase → MKVDCVGGGPASLYFAVLMKRADPSHDITVYERYPEGSTYGWGVTYWDDLYNNLHSADPESARAIGDDSVRWDTWVARVHGYRPPCLVESRDVGFGISRSRLLAILTGRARSLGVRIEYEREVTSEEELTGADLMVAGDGINSALRQRHAGHFGTDVTVGRNLYLWLGTTKVFDSFTFAFVETPHGWIWCYGYRYSNERSTCILECSPETWAGLGFDQANEADSLALLEKLFADILDGHPLIGQDNAGESARWLNFRTLTNERWHHGNLVLIGDAAHTTHYSVGAGTALAFGDAAFLVYALHAKPQLEPALEFYERERQAEIRPMQKAARHSARWYESLPRYANLPSEQLLALLAQRHSALLPYVPPRLYCRFDQALNHAAWLWSKIASRGTPG, encoded by the coding sequence GTGAAGGTTGACTGCGTCGGCGGCGGCCCCGCCAGCCTGTATTTCGCGGTCCTGATGAAACGAGCGGACCCGTCCCACGACATCACCGTCTACGAGCGATACCCGGAAGGCTCCACGTACGGCTGGGGAGTGACCTACTGGGACGATCTCTACAACAATCTCCACTCCGCCGACCCCGAGTCCGCCCGTGCCATCGGCGACGACTCGGTCCGCTGGGACACCTGGGTGGCGCGCGTGCACGGCTACCGCCCGCCGTGCCTGGTGGAGAGCCGGGACGTGGGCTTCGGGATCAGCCGGAGTCGGCTGCTCGCCATCCTCACCGGCCGCGCCCGCTCCCTCGGCGTCCGCATCGAGTACGAACGAGAGGTCACCAGCGAGGAGGAACTGACCGGCGCCGACCTGATGGTCGCCGGCGACGGCATCAACAGCGCGCTGCGCCAGCGCCACGCCGGCCACTTCGGCACGGACGTCACGGTCGGCCGCAACCTCTACCTCTGGCTCGGCACCACCAAGGTGTTCGACTCCTTCACCTTCGCCTTCGTCGAAACCCCGCACGGCTGGATCTGGTGTTACGGCTACCGATACAGCAATGAGCGCAGCACCTGCATCCTCGAGTGCTCACCCGAGACCTGGGCGGGGCTCGGGTTCGACCAGGCGAACGAGGCCGACAGCCTGGCCCTCCTGGAAAAGCTCTTCGCCGACATCCTGGACGGCCACCCGCTGATCGGCCAGGACAACGCCGGCGAGAGCGCCCGCTGGCTGAACTTCCGTACGCTGACCAACGAGAGGTGGCACCACGGCAACCTCGTCCTGATCGGGGACGCCGCGCACACCACCCACTACTCCGTCGGCGCGGGCACCGCACTCGCGTTCGGGGACGCCGCCTTCCTCGTCTACGCGCTGCATGCCAAGCCGCAACTCGAGCCCGCACTCGAGTTCTACGAGCGGGAGCGCCAGGCCGAGATCCGGCCCATGCAGAAAGCGGCCCGCCACAGCGCCCGCTGGTACGAGAGCCTCCCACGCTACGCCAACCTCCCATCGGAACAACTGCTCGCCCTGCTCGCCCAGCGGCACTCGGCGCTACTCCCGTACGTGCCGCCCCGGCTGTACTGCCGGTTCGACCAGGCGCTCAACCACGCCGCGTGGCTCTGGTCGAAGATCGCATCCCGTGGAACGCCCGGATGA
- a CDS encoding NtaA/DmoA family FMN-dependent monooxygenase (This protein belongs to a clade of FMN-dependent monooxygenases, within a broader family of flavin-dependent oxidoreductases, the luciferase-like monooxygenase (LMM) family, some of whose members use coenzyme F420 rather than FMN.), protein MSGIHIAFDLSFTHTEGRWASAGSWVGRDFPDVRMFMELAQTAERAGVDMLFFGDGSGIPDTWRGSIEPAVEWGIQWPRHDMAPVIAAMSTVTSSIGFGLTYSSTFMHPFYVARLLNSLDHVTGGRMAFNVVTSTRSADAANYGYDELLEHDVRYARMEEFVDVCQALWDSVAPGAIVRDRDSGRYADPAKVSPIHHRGRFFTVKGPLPAVPSPQIRPVLVQAGNSPRGIAASARFADVVFGFGANLTGQLRHRRMLDEALVAEGRKPESVGILWATQVIVGRTEDEARTRRAEVLDFWDEEAVGAYLSHNMGYDLSTLPSKFLLGDLRDQLHAAQASQAGLVSRLVGEYGDGYRMGRAEFFEHGWKSATGIDHTITGSPGAVADALQENFAATGSRGGYMLSSPLGMPSGLNDVAELLVPELRRRGALAPRYAGRTLRENLAP, encoded by the coding sequence ATGAGCGGCATTCACATCGCCTTCGACCTGTCCTTCACCCACACCGAGGGCCGCTGGGCGTCCGCGGGTTCATGGGTGGGGCGCGACTTCCCTGACGTACGCATGTTCATGGAATTGGCGCAAACCGCCGAGCGTGCCGGCGTCGACATGCTGTTCTTCGGGGACGGCAGTGGCATCCCGGACACCTGGCGCGGCTCGATCGAGCCGGCCGTGGAATGGGGAATCCAGTGGCCGAGACACGACATGGCCCCGGTCATCGCGGCCATGTCCACGGTCACCTCGTCGATCGGCTTCGGCCTCACCTACTCCTCGACGTTCATGCACCCCTTCTACGTGGCGCGCCTGCTGAACTCGCTCGACCACGTGACGGGTGGCCGCATGGCGTTCAATGTGGTCACCTCCACCCGCAGCGCCGATGCCGCCAACTATGGCTACGACGAGCTTCTCGAGCATGACGTGCGCTACGCACGCATGGAGGAGTTCGTCGACGTCTGCCAGGCGTTGTGGGATTCGGTCGCGCCGGGCGCCATCGTCCGCGACCGGGACTCCGGCCGGTATGCCGATCCCGCGAAGGTCTCACCGATCCATCACCGTGGCCGGTTCTTCACCGTCAAGGGACCGCTGCCCGCCGTACCAAGCCCGCAGATTCGCCCGGTGCTGGTGCAGGCGGGAAACTCGCCCCGCGGTATCGCGGCATCGGCCCGGTTCGCCGACGTGGTCTTCGGTTTCGGCGCGAACCTCACCGGCCAGCTGCGGCACCGGCGGATGCTCGACGAGGCGCTGGTCGCCGAAGGGCGCAAGCCGGAAAGCGTCGGCATTCTCTGGGCGACACAGGTGATCGTCGGGCGAACGGAGGACGAGGCCCGCACCCGGCGCGCGGAAGTGCTGGACTTCTGGGACGAGGAGGCGGTCGGCGCGTACCTCTCCCACAACATGGGATATGACCTGTCCACGCTTCCGTCGAAATTCCTGCTCGGTGACCTCCGCGACCAGCTCCACGCCGCGCAGGCCAGCCAGGCGGGGCTCGTGTCCCGGCTGGTGGGGGAGTACGGGGACGGCTACCGCATGGGCCGGGCAGAGTTCTTCGAGCACGGCTGGAAGAGCGCCACCGGTATCGACCACACGATCACCGGAAGCCCGGGCGCGGTCGCCGACGCGCTGCAGGAGAACTTCGCCGCGACCGGCTCCCGCGGCGGTTACATGCTGTCCAGCCCGCTGGGCATGCCTTCGGGGCTCAACGACGTCGCCGAGCTGCTCGTCCCGGAGCTCCGTCGCCGTGGCGCACTCGCCCCCCGGTACGCCGGCCGCACGCTCCGCGAGAACCTCGCCCCATGA
- a CDS encoding LLM class flavin-dependent oxidoreductase, translating to MSPKEYGIFLPIGSGGWMLSTTAPHPEATYAYNKRAALHAEAIGLDFIMSMAKWRGFGGTTDHWGETLESMTMMSALAEATERVKIWATMHANIHNPAIAAKMFTTLQQISQGRAGMNIVNGAYAAEFEQFGLWDADLSHAERYRMTTEWTQAVTRLWSEHAVTMKSDFFTLNDCESRPHPETRPTLISAGRSAGAREFQAAYADGAFLGADSLEEMRDLSRDVHEKAAKLGRTVKTYSMLTVVQDETDAAAEEKVRRWGEGVDREALAAMRASWGIAEHQARAWAKGATGEAAFQTPYVSGSTETIVEHIATVVREGELDGLMLIFPEYDEDMLLFGETVLPALRAMDEASA from the coding sequence GTGTCCCCGAAAGAATACGGAATCTTCCTCCCCATCGGCAGCGGAGGCTGGATGCTCTCCACCACCGCGCCGCATCCCGAAGCCACTTACGCGTACAACAAACGTGCGGCGCTGCATGCCGAAGCCATCGGTCTGGATTTCATCATGTCCATGGCGAAGTGGCGCGGCTTCGGCGGCACCACCGACCATTGGGGCGAAACCCTGGAGTCGATGACGATGATGTCGGCCCTGGCCGAGGCGACTGAGCGCGTGAAGATCTGGGCGACCATGCACGCGAACATCCACAACCCCGCGATCGCGGCCAAGATGTTCACCACGCTGCAGCAAATTTCCCAGGGCCGCGCCGGGATGAACATCGTCAACGGGGCGTACGCGGCGGAGTTCGAGCAGTTCGGTCTCTGGGACGCCGACCTGTCCCACGCCGAGCGTTACCGGATGACCACTGAGTGGACGCAGGCGGTGACGCGGTTGTGGTCGGAGCACGCGGTCACCATGAAGAGCGACTTCTTCACGTTGAACGACTGCGAATCCCGCCCTCATCCCGAAACCCGGCCGACTCTTATCAGCGCCGGTCGTTCGGCGGGCGCGAGGGAGTTTCAGGCCGCCTACGCGGACGGGGCCTTCCTTGGAGCCGACAGCCTCGAGGAAATGCGGGACCTTTCCCGGGACGTCCATGAAAAGGCCGCGAAGCTGGGCCGTACGGTCAAGACGTACTCGATGCTCACCGTGGTCCAGGACGAGACGGACGCCGCCGCCGAGGAAAAGGTTCGCCGGTGGGGCGAGGGCGTGGACCGCGAAGCGCTGGCCGCCATGCGTGCCTCCTGGGGCATAGCGGAGCACCAGGCGCGTGCCTGGGCGAAGGGAGCCACCGGTGAGGCGGCCTTCCAGACCCCGTACGTGAGCGGATCCACCGAAACCATCGTCGAGCACATCGCGACGGTCGTGCGGGAAGGTGAGTTGGACGGGTTGATGCTGATCTTCCCGGAGTACGACGAGGACATGCTGCTCTTCGGCGAGACCGTGCTTCCCGCCCTGCGGGCGATGGACGAGGCATCCGCCTGA
- a CDS encoding ABC transporter substrate-binding protein, whose amino-acid sequence MEKRLLRALVAAASVIIAASGLTGCSGDTSSADGAPVGATSSAQGTSGGTAISAARCAQNKAAGKITYLTGYFYQASASILEYLAADKLGYFDALCLDVDIKPGTGNTSQNAKLLASGQVTISPVSQQDVIQARDNGISILGISAYSNAGLEVLMTMPTITDLKQLNGTTLGQKGSLSVGISAMLTQAGADVPSIKQVVVGYDPSVLPRGQVQSLTGFISNEPNLLAAAGKQVKVWRPYDYHVPGSLGGMAANPAFAAEHRTAVEDFLRAGLHAYDYCSTRGEECVGYAADLSDGGYDKAQNLKIWQTEVALVQQTKSPDAPLGLIDMDNITALAELLAKHSMLKKTSPADAKSFFDSSYLTALYQSGQLAWPAP is encoded by the coding sequence ATGGAGAAACGCTTGCTGCGTGCCCTTGTGGCCGCCGCCTCTGTCATTATCGCCGCTTCCGGGCTCACCGGGTGCTCCGGTGACACAAGCAGCGCCGACGGCGCGCCGGTCGGAGCCACCAGCAGCGCCCAGGGCACATCGGGCGGAACCGCCATTTCCGCCGCACGCTGCGCCCAGAACAAGGCGGCCGGCAAGATCACCTACTTGACTGGCTACTTCTACCAGGCTTCGGCGTCCATTCTGGAGTACCTCGCCGCGGACAAGCTGGGCTATTTCGACGCCCTGTGCCTCGACGTCGACATCAAGCCCGGGACCGGCAACACCAGTCAGAACGCCAAGCTCCTGGCCAGCGGGCAGGTCACCATCAGCCCGGTCAGCCAGCAGGACGTGATCCAGGCCCGCGACAACGGGATCAGCATCCTCGGCATCTCCGCTTATTCGAATGCCGGCCTCGAAGTGCTGATGACGATGCCGACCATCACCGATCTCAAGCAGCTCAACGGCACCACCCTGGGACAGAAGGGCAGCCTGTCGGTCGGGATCAGTGCCATGCTGACCCAGGCGGGCGCGGACGTGCCCTCCATCAAGCAGGTCGTCGTCGGCTACGACCCGTCCGTTCTGCCTCGTGGCCAGGTCCAGTCCCTGACGGGGTTCATCTCCAACGAGCCGAACCTGCTCGCGGCTGCCGGCAAGCAGGTGAAGGTGTGGCGGCCCTACGACTACCACGTTCCCGGCTCGCTCGGCGGTATGGCGGCCAACCCGGCCTTCGCCGCCGAGCACCGGACGGCCGTCGAGGATTTCCTGCGGGCCGGCCTGCACGCCTACGACTACTGCTCCACCAGGGGTGAGGAATGCGTCGGGTACGCAGCCGACCTGTCCGACGGAGGATACGACAAGGCGCAGAACCTGAAGATCTGGCAGACCGAGGTCGCGCTGGTGCAGCAGACCAAATCGCCGGATGCCCCACTCGGCCTCATCGACATGGACAACATCACCGCACTGGCCGAGCTGCTGGCCAAGCATTCCATGCTGAAGAAGACGAGCCCCGCCGACGCCAAGTCCTTCTTCGACTCCTCGTACCTTACGGCCCTCTACCAGTCGGGTCAGCTGGCGTGGCCGGCTCCCTGA
- a CDS encoding Hsp20/alpha crystallin family protein: MQTTLDTLFEDFERQFDRLRGITSLAGTARMLMDGVRRSDEVLLCFDLPGVDPDTIEVTVDRGVLTVSAHREETYGQDERLFVQERPMGTFTRHVYLSEHLDADHIEAACHNGVLTVRIPVLETARPRRIEIATGGDAKAINT; encoded by the coding sequence ATGCAGACGACCCTGGACACGCTGTTTGAGGACTTCGAGCGGCAGTTCGACCGGCTGCGTGGCATCACCAGTCTGGCCGGAACCGCCAGGATGCTCATGGACGGCGTCCGCCGCTCCGACGAGGTGCTGCTGTGCTTCGACCTGCCCGGCGTCGACCCCGACACCATCGAGGTCACTGTCGACCGCGGGGTGCTGACGGTCTCGGCCCACCGCGAGGAGACCTACGGACAGGACGAGCGGCTCTTCGTCCAGGAACGGCCGATGGGCACCTTCACCCGCCACGTCTACCTGAGCGAGCACCTGGACGCCGACCACATCGAAGCCGCCTGCCACAACGGCGTGCTGACGGTGCGGATCCCGGTGCTGGAGACCGCCAGGCCCCGCAGGATCGAAATCGCCACGGGCGGCGACGCCAAGGCGATCAACACTTGA
- a CDS encoding flavin reductase family protein, giving the protein MIRPYVGDVQALRKVFSGFPSGVAALAAIVDGDPAVLVVSSFSVGVSQDPPLVLCAVQRSSTTWPLLAKATAIGVSVLGEGHTEKARQLASREKDTRLDGIDTLVSCSGSVFLHGAAIWLECSIDAAHDAGDHEIIVLRVLGFRDDFPHRPLVWHRSAFMTLTSSA; this is encoded by the coding sequence ATGATCAGACCCTACGTCGGCGATGTCCAGGCTCTCCGCAAGGTGTTCTCGGGATTCCCCTCCGGCGTCGCGGCGCTCGCAGCAATCGTCGACGGCGACCCGGCCGTTCTCGTGGTCTCGTCGTTCAGCGTGGGAGTGTCCCAGGATCCCCCACTTGTGCTCTGTGCGGTCCAGCGATCTTCGACGACCTGGCCTCTGCTCGCGAAGGCCACGGCCATTGGCGTATCCGTGCTCGGCGAGGGCCATACGGAGAAGGCCCGCCAGCTCGCGTCCCGGGAGAAGGACACCCGGCTCGATGGAATCGACACCCTGGTCTCCTGTTCCGGGTCGGTCTTCCTGCACGGCGCGGCGATCTGGCTGGAATGCTCGATCGACGCCGCGCACGACGCCGGCGATCACGAGATCATCGTCCTGCGCGTGCTGGGATTCCGGGACGATTTCCCACACCGGCCCCTGGTCTGGCATCGCTCGGCGTTCATGACACTGACGTCCAGCGCCTGA